CTCCTCCGGCGGTGGTGTTGACCACCGTCTCACCGAAGGCGGCGGCCTCGGCGAACGGCTTCAGCAGGACGTCCGCGTGGTCGGTGTGCCAGACCGCGAACGGCGGATTGCCCATCCCGTCGGGTTCCGTGCGGGCCAGGGTGGCCTGCGGATCACGCGTACCGATCGCCACCTCGTGGCCCAGCGAGGCGAGCTTGGTGGCGATCGTCCGGCCGACGATGCCGGTACCGAGAACTGCGTAACGCATGAGGATCCGATCCTTCCCGGACGAGCCGGGACGACGGCATGCGCCCGGCTCCGGGAACGAACCTAGACCGAGTCGTACGGTTTTGCTACGCGGCCAGCGTCTTGTCCTTCTTCGCGCGCGCGGCCTCGGCGCCGTACCTGCGCAGCAGCGCGTCCGCCACGGCGAGGGCATCCTCAGCGGTACGGGCGCCGGTCAGTACGCACAGCGTGTACGTGGCGTCCTCAAGAGCGCGACCGCTGCGACCGGTGGCCAGCCTGTCGTGATCGATGCGCGCCTCGGCGAACCGTGCCAGCGCGACACGCAGCTCTCTCTCCGCCGGAAGAATCATGATGAGTTCCCCTCTCACACCGCCGCTCGGCACCCGGCGGCGCCGGGCAGAATCCCAAGTGCCCCGCCTGGGACGATCTACGCATCGGGCGCCCGTGGACCGGGGAGCCTCTGGCCGAAGTTCGACGGGTCGCTGAGCGGAGGTCTACTCAGGGACGAGGACGGTCAGCCACTGCCCCTCACGAGGCCGGTAGCCGTAACGGTCCATCAGGCCGGAGACGATCGCCGGGACATGGCCGGCTCCATAGACGATGGCCACTTTGATCGGCTCGTCGGCGCGCTCTGTGTGGATCTCGCCGAGCGCGGCGAGCAGTCGTTCGTCACGCCGGCCGGTCATGGCGTGTTCCACGGGGTCGTCGGCGAGCAGCTCCGCCCGTGGTGTCTGCGGCAGATCATCGACGGCCAGGTCCTCGTCGAGGAAGGCCCGGGGACCGCGCAGAGCGAACACGAGGCCCATCACGGGAGCCGCGACCATGAGGAGCACGTACAGCCAACGCGGCAGTGTCCTGAGGTCCGCCATCGCCTCGGCCGCGGTCACATCCGGGTTGACGACCGGTACGGACTCGGGAAGGAACACGTCGTCGCGCTGCTCCTGGAGGCCGTTGCGCCGACGCCGTGGGGCGAATCGGTAGGCGAGGGTGAGGGCACTCACGCCCACCGAGCGGCCTCTGATGCCCTCCAGGACGATGAGGTCGCAGGCGCTGAGTCTGGTGCGGACCTGGGAGTAGAAGGTCGGCGAGGCGACATGCAGCATCGGGAAGATCACGAATTCGAGCGGGGTGCCGCTCCGCCGCATGGTGATCACGGCGGAGCAGACGGCGTATCCGGTCACCTCGATGATCTGCATGATTCCCCCGTGCGCGCAGCCGTGGCCCGTGTACCTGTACCCGGGACACGAGTGCGACGCGCCGCCCGGTTCCCGGCCCCGGCCGGGGGCGTCTCAGAGGCCGTCCGCGAGGCGTTGTCGGTCCTTCTCGTCCCAGGTCCTGGTGTCGCGGGGCCGGGTGTACGGTTCGGCGTCCGGCGGGAGGCCGCCCGCCACGGCCCGCTGCCGTGCCGTCTCCGCGTCGAACTCCAGGCCCAGCAGGACCGCGAGGTTGCTGATCCACAGCCAGATCAGGAAGACGATGACGCCGGCCATGGTCCCGTAGGTCTTGTTGTACGAGGCGAAGCCGGCGACGTACAGCGCGAAGCCGGCGGAGGCGACCAGCCAGATGAGCAGGGCCAGGACGCTGCCCGGGGTGATCCAGCGGAATCCCATCACCCGGGCGTTCGGCGTGGCCCAGTACAGGATCGCGATCATGATCGTGACGAGGAGGACGAGGACGGGCCATTTGGCGATCGCCCACACCGTCAGCGCGGTGTCTCCCAGCCCGAGGGCGGTCCCGGCCTGGTGGGCCAGGGCGCCGGTGAAGACCACCATCAGCGCGCTGGCCACCGCCAGCACCATCAGCACGACGGTCACCCCGAGCCGAACCGGAAGCACCTTCCACACCGGGCGCCCCTCCGGCATGTCGTAGACGGCGTTGGCGGCGCGGATGAAGGCGGCCAC
This DNA window, taken from Streptomyces sp. NBC_00663, encodes the following:
- a CDS encoding YihY/virulence factor BrkB family protein is translated as MSERQNLGHGNGERHSRSVRDAPGDETERGVTAPDTDEERFGPPPEVERRAPDSPAKLPAKAWVAVLKGSLREFKNDELADRAAALTYYGVLSLFPALLVLVSLLGIAGRSATDTVLDNLRQLTPGSARDIITRAVQQLQDQSGTGSVMAIVGLALAVWSASGYVAAFIRAANAVYDMPEGRPVWKVLPVRLGVTVVLMVLAVASALMVVFTGALAHQAGTALGLGDTALTVWAIAKWPVLVLLVTIMIAILYWATPNARVMGFRWITPGSVLALLIWLVASAGFALYVAGFASYNKTYGTMAGVIVFLIWLWISNLAVLLGLEFDAETARQRAVAGGLPPDAEPYTRPRDTRTWDEKDRQRLADGL
- a CDS encoding DUF5133 domain-containing protein, encoding MILPAERELRVALARFAEARIDHDRLATGRSGRALEDATYTLCVLTGARTAEDALAVADALLRRYGAEAARAKKDKTLAA